The following coding sequences lie in one Seriola aureovittata isolate HTS-2021-v1 ecotype China chromosome 5, ASM2101889v1, whole genome shotgun sequence genomic window:
- the chfr gene encoding E3 ubiquitin-protein ligase CHFR: MDSSRRGRPWGKLVKVDSSETVLLFNRECTVGRKKGCYLSFPASKLVSGEHCKIVQDESSGLVWLEDMSTNGTVINTSKLVKKQTHMLQNGDVIYFVYRKSEPEQNIAYVYHSIQTEQAVSQHSYDMDKPACSPAPVPASEMSLSVEPVMLTKAPTQEEPQPSTSASHFCIESPLTSGPMATTASPASGQAKEDMDNMEPESKRRKKDNDKDFDSSLPHTSSTEVVGSAKGSLGSLLSKPPVEGTKTDKMEETLTCVICQDLLHDCVGLQPCMHVFCAACYSGWMERSSLCPTCRCPVERIHKNHILNNLVEAYLIQHPEKCRSEEDLKSMDSRNKITQDMLQPKVERSFSDEEGSSDYLFEFSDNDSDSSDFSQPLVMCRQCPGYRREVSQVLFATGSNYWFPGLPAPPPVPAPPKAATEEGSAKPTGEQPSTSSDVPSAPQEYRCPPQGCHLICTCCLQPMPDRRAEHNSQQVNAQQCVLCQRPFCHMYWGCQRIGCQGCLAQFSELNLTDKCLDGVLNNNNYESEILQNYLSSRGKSWRDLLQEALEGLQHGNYYLTDCRISANTILCFCCGLRAFKELAYKYRQNIPVTELTAAVTSRPNCYWGRNCRTQVKAHHAMKFNHICEQTRFKN; this comes from the exons ATGGACAGTAGTAGGAGAGGACGACCATGGGGGAAGCTTGTCAAAGTGGACTCCAGTGAAACTGTTCTGCTTTTCAACAGGGAATGCACAGTTGGCAGAAAAAAAG GATGTTACCTGTCATTTCCGGCCAGCAAACTGGTCTCAGGGGAGCACTGCAAGATTGTGCAAGATGAAAGCTCAGGGCTGGTGTGGCTTGAAGACATGAG CACTAATGGCACGGTGATCAACACGTCCAAACTGGTCAAAAAGCAAACTCACATGCTGCAGAATGGTGATGTCATCTACTTTGTATACAGGAAAAGTGAGCCTGAACAGA ACATCGCCTATGTTTACCACTCAATCCAAACGGAGCAGGCTGTTTCACAACATAGTTATG ACATGGACAAACCAGCCTGCAGTCCTGCTCCTGTTCCAGCTTCAGAGATGTCACTCTCTGTAGAGCCTGTAATGCTCACAAAGGCTCCAACTCAGGAGGAACCTCAGCCCTCCACCTCTGCTTCCCACTTCTGTATTGAGAGCCCTCTCACTTCTGGTCCCATGGCAACAACAGCCTCTCCTGCCTCTG GCCAAGCTAAAGAAGACATGGATAACATGGAGCCAGAAAGCAAGCGGAGGAAAAAAGACAATG ATAAAGATTTTGATTCGAGCTTGCCACACACATCCAGTACAGAGGTCGTTGGTTCAGCTAAGGGAAGTCTTGGGAGTCTTTTGTCTAAACCTCCAGTGGAAGGGactaaaacagacaaaatggaGGAGACTCTGACATGCGTCATTTGCCAGGACCTATTGCATGACTGTGTTGG CTTGCAGCCTTGCATGCATGTCTTCTGTGCTGCTTGCTACTCAGGCTGGATGGAGCGTTCTTCGCTTTGCCCCACCTGTCGCTGCCCTGTGGAGAGGATTCATAAAAACCACATCCTCAACAACCTGGTTGAGGCCTACCTCATCCAGCACCCAG AAAAGTGTCGCAGCGAGGAAGATCTGAAGAGCATGGACAGCCGTAACAAGATAACTCAGGACATGTTGCAGCCAAAAGTTGAGCGTTCTTTCTCTGATGAAGAGGGCAGTTCAGATTACCTCTTTGAGTTCTCTGACAATGACAGTGATTCCTCAGACTTCAG tCAGCCTCTAGTGATGTGCCGACAGTGTCCTGGCTACAGGAGGGAGGTCAGTCAGGTGCTGTTTGCTACAGGTTCAAATTACTGGTTCCCTGGTCTGCCAGCTCCACCGCCTGTACCTGCTCCACCCAAAGCAGCAACTGAGGAGGGGTCTGCCAAGCCCACAGGGGAGCAGCCTTCAACATCCTCTGATGTCCCCTCAG CTCCTCAGGAGTACCGCTGCCCCCCTCAGGGCTGCCATCTCATCTgcacctgctgtctccagccGATGCCAGACAGACGGGCTGAGCATAACAGCCAGCAGGTTAATGCTCAACAAT GTGTACTGTGCCAGCGACCCTTCTGTCATATGTACTGGGGTTGCCAGAGGATTGGCTGTCAAGGCTGTCTGGCTCAATTCAGCG agCTCAATCTGACAGACAAATGCTTGGATGGAGTGCTAAACAACAATAACTATGAATCTGAGATCCTCCAG AACTACCTGTCCTCCAGAGGGAAGTCATGGAGAGATCTTCTCCAGGAGGCTCTGGAGGGTTTACAGCATGGAAACTACTATCTGACAG ATTGCCGCATCTCTGCAAACACCATCCTGTGCTTCTGCTGTGGCCTGCGAGCATTCAAGGAGCTGGCCTACAAGTACAGACAGAACATCCCTGTAACTGAGCTGACAG ctGCTGTAACATCTCGTCCCAACTGTTACTGGGGACGCAACTGTCGTACGCAGGTGAAGGCACATCATGCAAT gaaATTCAACCACATATGTGAACAGACACGGTTCAAGAACTGA